One Desulfovibrio aminophilus genomic region harbors:
- a CDS encoding protein phosphatase CheZ has product MQSKDDILKSLLEKVSEQMAADLKQTIAAAVEKEISRSLSSALLEGEFYRRVNEDLQDSLKDIYREIKTAKEAKPLPASMQDPDALINKASDQLDAVLRTTEKAAEEIIEIVEKLQDMQASLGQVIRAFDSGGVKKEDRQRLVEINETLGQDLMRIMTTLSFQDLTGQRIKIIIETIKKIEAIVLDVYMSTGLMIQAREQQPEKDFDSIEAEAKDRMSTLKGPQEGTNQGAVDDLLAQLGM; this is encoded by the coding sequence ATGCAGTCCAAGGACGACATTCTCAAATCCCTGCTGGAAAAGGTGTCCGAGCAGATGGCCGCGGACCTCAAGCAGACCATCGCGGCCGCCGTGGAGAAAGAGATTTCCCGCAGCCTCTCATCGGCCCTCCTGGAAGGCGAATTCTACCGCCGGGTCAACGAGGACCTGCAGGACAGCCTCAAGGACATCTACCGCGAGATCAAGACCGCCAAGGAAGCCAAGCCCCTGCCCGCCTCCATGCAGGACCCCGACGCCCTGATCAACAAGGCCTCGGACCAACTGGACGCGGTGCTGCGCACCACGGAGAAAGCCGCCGAGGAGATCATCGAGATCGTGGAGAAGCTCCAGGACATGCAGGCCTCCCTGGGCCAGGTCATCCGGGCCTTCGACTCCGGCGGGGTCAAGAAGGAGGATCGCCAGCGGCTGGTCGAGATCAACGAGACCCTGGGGCAGGACCTGATGCGCATCATGACCACCCTCTCCTTCCAGGACCTCACGGGCCAGCGCATCAAGATCATCATCGAGACGATCAAGAAGATCGAGGCCATCGTGCTGGACGTGTACATGTCCACCGGGCTCATGATCCAGGCCCGCGAGCAGCAGCCGGAAAAGGACTTCGACTCCATCGAGGCCGAGGCCAAGGACCGCATGAGCACCCTCAAGGGCCCCCAGGAAGGCACGAACCAGGGCGCGGTGGACGACCTGTTGGCCCAGCTGGGCATGTAG